In Corallococcus macrosporus, the following are encoded in one genomic region:
- a CDS encoding tetratricopeptide repeat protein, translated as MSAPSTSRLQGVLLLGGIGVCAVAIVGVTRTLGAREDVLFVNGLDTPVTVTAGAEHFTLEANGHQTLTMPVGPLDVDIQGGTDTLAHETVFVTDEGGLFVYNVLGAAPLYTRTVLYSRAQTPGSVPEVTPQLVAGRSFQRVGRIDYVLTDPPQSLSSDDSSGKTTSRMHLGLAPGGWATSASWLFAMHRTVEGARLVEGLWKALPELQDISDAASTARILLAREEGTLASLAVSRAARDARPDDLDGHRLWLNDMRRAGRMEEVRAYYKAAVERDPGSVVLSVLLARLESGPEATARLEALVRDHPGERIPRRALAVRYTRQQRWADALPLLEAMDRDGDPDYPRFQDTHAETLVALGRREEAVRKLSEQLLEVDDKEDLPLASVELYARLVGHSSQEGGKNATMRQLVERVQKERPPGLVSEWLAASLGEPVNAAKLGAVPEENSLAIATRVLVALAEEPEFAARACAQLDSLGVRYLSPEVGLLLAAEFERLGDGALAAKMLDIFGTELGYGELQDVVNGKLPVESLETMDWGERAALHLVLARKLDAQGKDSQAAYALVKKETLLPGPVTIALQKWERPKPSGAVAGDTVP; from the coding sequence GTGAGTGCTCCTTCGACTTCCCGCCTTCAGGGTGTGTTGCTGCTGGGTGGCATCGGTGTCTGCGCGGTCGCCATCGTGGGCGTGACCCGGACGCTCGGTGCCCGTGAAGACGTGCTCTTCGTCAACGGGTTGGACACGCCGGTCACGGTCACCGCGGGCGCCGAGCACTTCACGCTTGAGGCGAACGGCCACCAGACCCTCACGATGCCGGTCGGTCCCCTGGACGTGGACATCCAGGGTGGGACGGACACGTTGGCCCACGAGACGGTGTTCGTGACCGACGAGGGCGGGCTCTTCGTCTACAACGTGCTGGGCGCCGCGCCGCTCTACACGCGGACGGTCCTCTACTCGCGCGCGCAGACGCCCGGCTCCGTTCCGGAGGTCACTCCCCAGCTCGTGGCGGGCAGGTCCTTCCAGCGGGTGGGGCGCATCGACTACGTGCTCACCGATCCTCCCCAGAGTCTCTCGTCGGACGATTCGAGCGGGAAGACCACGTCGCGCATGCATCTGGGGCTGGCGCCCGGAGGCTGGGCCACGAGCGCCAGCTGGCTGTTCGCGATGCACCGCACGGTCGAGGGGGCACGCCTGGTGGAGGGCCTGTGGAAGGCCCTGCCGGAGCTGCAGGACATCTCGGATGCGGCCTCCACCGCGAGGATCCTGCTCGCGCGCGAGGAGGGAACCCTGGCGTCGCTCGCCGTCTCACGAGCGGCGCGGGACGCGCGTCCGGACGACCTGGATGGGCATCGGCTGTGGTTGAACGACATGCGCCGCGCCGGACGCATGGAGGAGGTCCGTGCCTATTACAAGGCCGCGGTGGAGCGCGATCCAGGCTCTGTCGTCCTGTCCGTGCTGCTCGCGCGCCTCGAGTCAGGGCCCGAAGCCACGGCGCGGCTTGAAGCGTTGGTGCGGGATCATCCCGGGGAGCGGATCCCCCGTCGGGCGCTGGCGGTGCGCTACACGCGACAGCAGCGCTGGGCGGACGCGCTCCCGCTGCTGGAGGCAATGGATCGGGACGGCGATCCGGACTACCCGCGCTTCCAGGACACGCACGCCGAAACGCTGGTGGCGCTGGGTCGCCGCGAAGAGGCCGTGCGCAAGCTGTCGGAGCAACTGCTCGAGGTCGATGACAAGGAGGACCTGCCCCTGGCGTCCGTGGAGCTCTACGCGAGGCTGGTCGGGCACAGCTCACAGGAGGGCGGCAAGAACGCGACGATGCGGCAGCTGGTGGAGCGGGTGCAGAAGGAGCGCCCCCCGGGGCTCGTGAGCGAGTGGCTCGCGGCCTCGCTCGGCGAGCCCGTGAATGCAGCGAAGCTGGGCGCCGTGCCCGAGGAGAACTCCCTCGCGATCGCGACGCGGGTGTTGGTGGCGCTGGCCGAGGAGCCCGAGTTCGCGGCGCGAGCCTGCGCGCAGCTCGACTCCCTGGGTGTCCGGTACCTGAGCCCCGAGGTGGGCCTGTTGCTGGCGGCGGAGTTCGAGCGGCTGGGGGATGGCGCGCTCGCGGCGAAGATGCTCGACATCTTCGGCACGGAGCTGGGCTACGGCGAGCTGCAGGACGTGGTGAACGGCAAGCTGCCGGTGGAGTCGCTGGAGACGATGGACTGGGGCGAGCGAGCCGCGCTCCACCTGGTCCTCGCGCGAAAGCTGGACGCGCAGGGGAAGGACTCCCAGGCGGCCTACGCGCTCGTGAAGAAGGAGACCCTGCTGCCCGGGCCCGTCACCATCGCGCTCCAGAAGTGGGAACGCCCCAAGCCATCCGGAGCCGTGGCCGGGGACACGGTGCCCTGA
- a CDS encoding Hsp70 family protein: MSHVVGIDLGTTHSLVAALDGAGRPNLLTNRLGQRLTPSVVGLDAEGRLHVGESARAQLLVHPERTIAEVKRRMGRDLPVTLGDRRYSPTEISALILRALREDAERALGGAVTEAVVTVPAYFSDAQRQATKDAGELAGLKVERLLNEPTAAALAYGVNHLDAEQYVLVYDLGGGTFDVSVLEMFQGVLDVKASAGNNQLGGSDFDQALAAWLGAEFERTHGVSLTGNLAAQVRLKAAAEAAKIALTAVDATPVIVPFLAPGRGGTPASLEVEVTRARFEALITDLVRSTLEPMESALRDAKLSKKSIAEVVLVGGSSRVPLVRRLVAEYFGREPREGVHPDEAVALGAALQAGLKTGAVSAAHGIMITDVCPFTLGVEVQATVGRERVGGVFSPLIPRNTTVPVSRTETFATTADGQRAVEIRVFQGEARLVKDNLLLDAYTVEGVPPGRAGAEKVAVTFTYDINGILDVTTRVVSTGKEATLVVDKRSQRLGPEQRLEAKERLAREWGAAPGAPVPVAAPQPVSPEADADALLTAATERIATAPAGVRPRLESLCNALREARAKGDRAAAARLDAELTDLLFDLG, from the coding sequence ATGAGTCATGTCGTTGGCATCGATCTGGGCACCACGCATTCCCTGGTGGCCGCGCTCGACGGCGCGGGCCGTCCCAACCTGCTGACCAACCGGTTGGGGCAGCGGCTCACGCCCTCGGTGGTGGGGCTGGACGCGGAGGGGCGGCTCCACGTGGGCGAGTCCGCGCGAGCGCAGTTGCTCGTGCATCCGGAGCGCACCATCGCGGAGGTGAAGCGGCGCATGGGCCGCGACCTGCCGGTGACGCTGGGTGACCGCCGCTACAGTCCCACGGAGATCTCCGCGCTCATCCTGCGCGCGCTGCGTGAGGACGCGGAGCGGGCGCTGGGCGGCGCGGTGACGGAGGCCGTCGTCACGGTGCCTGCGTACTTCAGCGATGCGCAGCGCCAGGCGACGAAGGATGCCGGTGAGCTGGCGGGGCTCAAGGTGGAGCGGTTGCTCAACGAGCCCACCGCCGCGGCGCTCGCGTACGGCGTGAACCACCTGGACGCCGAGCAGTACGTGCTCGTGTACGACCTGGGCGGCGGCACGTTCGACGTGTCGGTGCTGGAGATGTTCCAGGGCGTGCTGGACGTGAAGGCCTCCGCGGGCAACAACCAGCTCGGAGGCAGCGACTTCGATCAGGCGCTGGCCGCGTGGCTGGGCGCGGAGTTCGAGCGCACCCACGGCGTGTCGCTGACCGGGAACCTGGCGGCACAGGTGCGGCTCAAGGCGGCGGCGGAGGCCGCGAAGATCGCGCTCACGGCTGTGGATGCCACGCCCGTCATCGTGCCGTTCCTCGCGCCGGGGCGGGGAGGCACGCCCGCGTCGCTGGAGGTGGAGGTGACGCGCGCGCGGTTCGAGGCGTTGATCACGGACCTGGTGCGCTCCACGCTCGAGCCGATGGAGAGCGCGCTGCGCGACGCGAAGCTGTCGAAGAAGTCCATCGCGGAGGTGGTGCTGGTGGGCGGCAGCTCGCGCGTGCCGTTGGTGCGCCGGCTGGTCGCGGAATACTTCGGGCGCGAGCCCCGCGAAGGCGTGCACCCCGACGAAGCGGTGGCGCTGGGCGCCGCGCTGCAGGCGGGGCTGAAGACGGGCGCGGTGAGCGCCGCGCACGGCATCATGATCACGGACGTGTGTCCGTTCACGCTGGGCGTGGAGGTGCAGGCGACGGTGGGGCGCGAGCGGGTGGGGGGCGTCTTCTCTCCGCTGATCCCGCGCAATACGACGGTGCCGGTGTCGCGCACGGAGACCTTCGCGACGACGGCGGACGGTCAGCGCGCGGTGGAGATCCGCGTGTTCCAGGGCGAGGCGCGGCTGGTGAAGGACAACCTGCTGCTGGACGCGTACACGGTGGAGGGAGTGCCGCCAGGCCGTGCAGGGGCGGAGAAGGTCGCGGTCACGTTCACGTACGACATCAACGGCATCCTCGACGTCACGACGCGAGTGGTCTCCACGGGCAAGGAGGCCACGCTCGTGGTGGACAAGCGCTCGCAGCGCCTGGGGCCGGAGCAGCGGCTGGAGGCGAAGGAGCGGCTGGCGCGCGAATGGGGAGCGGCACCAGGAGCACCCGTGCCCGTGGCGGCGCCGCAACCTGTGTCTCCGGAGGCCGATGCGGATGCCCTGCTGACCGCCGCGACCGAGCGGATCGCGACCGCGCCCGCGGGAGTGCGTCCCCGGCTGGAGTCGCTGTGCAACGCCCTGCGTGAGGCCCGAGCCAAGGGAGACCGCGCCGCCGCGGCCCGCCTGGATGCCGAGCTGACCGACCTGCTGTTCGACCTGGGCTGA
- a CDS encoding tRNA(His) guanylyltransferase Thg1 family protein, with the protein MKFDELDQKMRVFETAHDLCVLPGVFMVARIDGRGFTRLTKEVHAFESPFDVRFRDLMVATTGHLMDCGFRVLYGYTQSDEISLLFHPDEDTFGRKTRKLNSLLAGEASAKFSLLLGDLAAFDCRICELPNAGLVRDYFRWRSEDAHRNALNAHCYWSLRREGKGVAEATNTLMRLSVAQKNELLFQRGVNFNDLPNWQKRGTGLYRETYAKEALNPRTGETVLAERRRLKVDSELPMKDAYDAFILALLEGVER; encoded by the coding sequence GTGAAGTTCGATGAGCTCGACCAGAAGATGCGCGTGTTCGAGACCGCGCATGACCTGTGCGTGCTGCCCGGGGTGTTCATGGTGGCGCGCATCGATGGACGCGGCTTCACGCGGCTGACGAAGGAGGTGCACGCCTTCGAGAGCCCCTTCGACGTGCGCTTCCGGGACCTGATGGTCGCGACGACCGGGCACCTGATGGACTGCGGCTTCCGGGTCCTCTACGGCTACACGCAGAGCGATGAAATCTCGCTGCTGTTCCACCCGGACGAGGACACCTTCGGGCGCAAGACGCGCAAGCTCAACTCGCTCCTCGCGGGAGAGGCGAGTGCGAAGTTCTCGCTGCTGTTGGGGGACCTGGCCGCGTTCGACTGCCGCATCTGCGAGCTGCCGAATGCGGGGCTCGTGCGCGACTACTTCCGCTGGCGCAGCGAGGACGCGCACCGCAACGCGCTGAACGCGCACTGCTACTGGAGCCTGCGCCGCGAGGGAAAGGGCGTCGCGGAGGCGACGAACACGCTCATGCGCCTGTCGGTGGCGCAGAAGAACGAGCTGCTCTTCCAGCGGGGCGTGAACTTCAACGACCTGCCGAACTGGCAGAAGCGCGGGACGGGGCTCTACCGGGAGACGTACGCGAAGGAGGCGCTCAACCCGAGGACGGGAGAGACGGTCCTCGCCGAGCGCCGCCGCCTCAAGGTGGACTCCGAGCTGCCGATGAAGGACGCGTACGACGCGTTCATCCTGGCGTTGCTGGAGGGTGTGGAGCGATGA
- the ftsY gene encoding signal recognition particle-docking protein FtsY, with the protein MKTPTSLDALLAQVPPAPSPAPTPGGGTTQPGTGTPPDTGLSGGEVVGIGGAVLAVILALVGARRLFGKKRVPEAPRKPEVEAPQLPAERPELRVELPPNEAELARRRELDDAHARMDELRRERETASFAAHAAKDPAEKARLEAQVRALKEKEEEAKRVEYRAKKAVDDETRERRKREQVEAVRLREEALAQEAARAEAARQAEAAAARAKVEAEGGRTLAQGLDRTRNQGFMARLNGLFGGQRTMDESVLSELEEILFTADIGVRTADHLVEVAREKLKRNELKDPERIKGAIRDEVARMVDLPVPRSLEGGGPPHVVMVVGVNGAGKTTTIGKLAAQLTGQGKKVVLAAGDTFRAAATEQLDVWAGRANAQLVTGPEGGDPSSVIFDAVKKAKEEGADVIIADTAGRLHTKAPLMEELKKVKRVMDKALPGAPHEILLVLDSTNGQNAIQQAKQFHEAVGVSAIALTKLDGTAKGGVIIGICDELKLPVVWVGVGEKVADLRRFEPREFVKALFD; encoded by the coding sequence ATGAAGACCCCGACCTCCCTCGACGCACTCCTGGCGCAGGTGCCCCCCGCCCCCTCCCCCGCCCCCACTCCCGGCGGCGGGACGACGCAGCCGGGCACGGGGACCCCGCCGGACACCGGGCTCAGCGGCGGCGAGGTGGTGGGCATTGGCGGCGCCGTCCTGGCCGTCATCCTCGCGCTCGTCGGGGCGCGGAGGCTCTTCGGCAAGAAGCGCGTGCCGGAAGCGCCCCGGAAGCCGGAGGTGGAGGCGCCCCAGCTGCCCGCGGAGCGCCCCGAGCTGCGCGTGGAGCTGCCGCCCAACGAGGCGGAGCTGGCCCGGCGCCGCGAGCTGGACGACGCCCACGCGCGCATGGACGAGCTGCGCCGCGAGCGCGAGACGGCCTCCTTCGCCGCCCACGCCGCCAAGGACCCGGCGGAGAAGGCCCGCCTGGAGGCGCAGGTCCGCGCCCTCAAGGAGAAGGAAGAAGAGGCCAAGCGCGTCGAGTACCGCGCCAAGAAGGCCGTCGACGACGAGACGCGCGAGCGCCGCAAGCGGGAGCAGGTGGAGGCCGTGCGCCTGCGCGAGGAGGCCCTTGCCCAGGAGGCCGCCCGGGCGGAGGCCGCCCGTCAGGCGGAGGCCGCCGCGGCGCGCGCCAAGGTGGAGGCGGAGGGTGGCCGCACCCTGGCGCAGGGGCTGGACCGCACGCGCAACCAGGGCTTCATGGCGCGGCTCAACGGCCTGTTCGGCGGCCAGCGCACCATGGACGAGTCCGTCCTGTCGGAGCTGGAGGAGATCCTCTTCACCGCCGACATCGGCGTGCGCACCGCGGACCACCTGGTGGAGGTGGCGCGCGAGAAGCTCAAGCGCAACGAGCTGAAGGACCCGGAGCGCATCAAGGGCGCCATCCGCGACGAGGTGGCGCGCATGGTGGACCTGCCGGTGCCGCGCTCGCTGGAGGGCGGAGGCCCACCGCACGTGGTGATGGTGGTGGGCGTCAACGGCGCCGGGAAGACGACGACCATCGGCAAGCTGGCCGCGCAGCTCACCGGCCAGGGCAAGAAGGTGGTGCTCGCCGCGGGCGACACGTTCCGCGCCGCCGCCACGGAGCAGTTGGACGTGTGGGCCGGCCGCGCCAACGCCCAGCTGGTGACGGGGCCGGAGGGCGGCGACCCCAGCTCCGTCATCTTCGACGCGGTGAAGAAGGCGAAGGAGGAAGGCGCCGACGTCATCATCGCGGACACCGCGGGCCGGCTGCACACCAAGGCCCCGCTCATGGAGGAGCTCAAGAAGGTCAAGCGCGTGATGGACAAGGCGCTGCCCGGCGCGCCCCATGAAATCCTGCTCGTGCTGGACTCCACCAACGGCCAGAACGCCATCCAGCAGGCCAAGCAGTTCCACGAGGCCGTGGGCGTCAGCGCCATCGCGCTCACCAAGCTGGACGGCACCGCCAAGGGCGGCGTCATCATCGGCATCTGCGACGAACTGAAGCTGCCCGTGGTCTGGGTGGGCGTGGGCGAGAAGGTCGCCGACCTGCGCCGCTTCGAGCCGCGCGAGTTCGTGAAGGCGCTGTTCGACTGA
- a CDS encoding DnaJ domain-containing protein, producing the protein MNNEPRQNPYEVLGVEKDAEARAIKKAYFERVRQNPPETHPEEFRRLREAYELLSDPEARQAFDASTAAQADGPEAAGNAHLKEAINLFEAGDKEGGRKVLTTLLTEQPDFHDARLLLGRHFLFEGEFKQALAEFDALLERAPEHWQGHLQRGWVLVRQERLKEAADAFWRAGKHGPTEVGPRVALADCLEAMGQVADAIEVLTKAQELPGVSRMDVLALKVRRIATMLEYGQDADVETDLKQLDAELPESADPELRRWTGGQLSSAAAHLFAQQKSKAANRLLEFGRRFNPESATEVAYPTCVSLDVDALPAVTREWLHSEAERIGGWRVVATWVMPALFTLALATGTCFLMASVFFGTSERGVLGWIGCALFAAIAFGITWAQARQLRRVMASPYGRFNTIHPLHLIEVAIDRITVWPLVHLQDMQLVNHQNNGVYQHTAIEMRFNGKRMTLTVRGKDKAEELANELIARRRRVLELLGRGMLDAESGVEHLPPALLARADKAGHVRAQAPRSPWPGVFAAAGVGVVLVGAAVWPQQRIAAEHSWTRVAFQGDLSSLLEYLREQPDPRFAPEIQARVDAELGRAHALLEARLDPGSPAAPSRAFFTGLLKGVSRTHSRRLSVTWEAPNGKRMPPGDDPSELLIGAWQRTVNEALGQGVLVVDGGRGSRHEGPSLLTLRVREDLRPGAGGTSSQRVWSVVQEGPGADAAVPPLELVADAADPRASEVLFHAWVDRWHLPGAGDRRPLLLTASTLGPEAQP; encoded by the coding sequence GTGAACAACGAGCCCCGCCAGAACCCCTACGAGGTGCTGGGCGTCGAGAAGGACGCGGAAGCCCGCGCCATCAAGAAGGCCTACTTCGAGCGCGTCCGGCAGAACCCGCCGGAGACGCACCCGGAGGAGTTCCGGCGCCTGCGCGAGGCCTACGAGCTGCTCTCCGACCCGGAAGCACGTCAGGCCTTCGACGCCAGCACCGCCGCGCAGGCCGACGGCCCGGAGGCCGCGGGCAACGCGCACCTCAAGGAAGCCATCAACCTGTTCGAAGCCGGTGACAAGGAAGGGGGCCGCAAGGTCCTCACCACGCTCCTCACCGAACAGCCGGACTTCCACGACGCGCGCCTCCTGCTGGGCCGCCACTTCCTCTTCGAGGGCGAGTTCAAGCAGGCGCTGGCGGAGTTCGACGCGCTGCTCGAGCGCGCACCCGAGCACTGGCAGGGGCACCTGCAGCGGGGCTGGGTGCTGGTCCGCCAGGAGCGGCTGAAGGAGGCCGCGGACGCCTTCTGGCGCGCGGGCAAGCACGGCCCCACGGAGGTGGGCCCACGCGTGGCGTTGGCCGACTGCCTGGAGGCGATGGGGCAGGTGGCCGACGCGATTGAAGTGCTCACGAAGGCGCAGGAGCTGCCCGGCGTGTCGCGGATGGACGTGCTCGCCCTCAAGGTGCGGCGCATCGCGACGATGCTGGAGTACGGCCAGGACGCCGACGTCGAGACGGACCTGAAGCAGCTCGACGCGGAGCTACCGGAGAGCGCGGACCCCGAGCTGCGCCGGTGGACCGGAGGCCAGCTCTCCTCCGCCGCCGCGCACCTCTTCGCCCAGCAGAAGTCCAAGGCCGCGAACCGGCTGCTCGAGTTCGGCCGCCGCTTCAACCCGGAGAGCGCCACCGAGGTCGCGTACCCGACCTGCGTCAGCCTGGACGTGGACGCCCTGCCGGCCGTCACGCGCGAGTGGCTGCACTCGGAGGCGGAGCGGATTGGCGGGTGGCGCGTCGTGGCGACCTGGGTGATGCCGGCCCTCTTCACGCTGGCGCTCGCCACCGGCACCTGCTTTCTGATGGCCTCCGTCTTCTTCGGGACCTCCGAGCGCGGCGTCCTGGGTTGGATCGGGTGCGCGCTGTTCGCGGCCATCGCGTTTGGCATCACCTGGGCCCAGGCCCGTCAGCTCAGGCGGGTGATGGCGAGCCCCTATGGCCGCTTCAACACCATCCACCCCCTGCACCTCATCGAGGTGGCCATCGACCGCATCACCGTGTGGCCGCTCGTGCACCTGCAGGACATGCAGCTGGTGAATCACCAGAACAACGGCGTCTATCAGCACACGGCGATCGAGATGCGCTTCAACGGCAAGCGCATGACCCTGACCGTGCGAGGCAAGGACAAGGCGGAGGAACTGGCCAACGAGTTGATTGCCCGCCGCCGCCGGGTGCTGGAGCTGCTCGGCCGGGGCATGCTGGACGCGGAGAGCGGCGTGGAGCACCTGCCCCCGGCGCTGCTGGCGCGCGCGGACAAGGCGGGCCACGTGCGAGCACAAGCGCCACGTTCGCCCTGGCCCGGCGTGTTCGCCGCCGCGGGCGTGGGCGTGGTGCTGGTGGGCGCCGCCGTGTGGCCGCAGCAGCGGATCGCGGCGGAGCACTCCTGGACGCGCGTCGCCTTCCAAGGGGACCTGAGCTCCCTGCTCGAGTACCTGCGCGAGCAGCCCGACCCCCGCTTCGCCCCGGAGATCCAGGCCCGCGTGGACGCGGAGCTGGGCAGGGCGCATGCACTGCTCGAAGCGCGGTTGGATCCAGGCAGCCCCGCGGCCCCGTCCCGCGCGTTCTTCACGGGCTTGCTGAAGGGCGTCTCGCGCACGCACAGCCGCCGTCTGTCCGTGACGTGGGAGGCGCCCAACGGCAAGCGGATGCCGCCAGGGGATGATCCGTCGGAGCTGCTCATTGGTGCGTGGCAACGGACCGTGAATGAAGCGCTGGGGCAGGGCGTGCTGGTCGTGGATGGGGGACGGGGCTCGCGCCATGAGGGGCCCTCCCTGCTGACGCTTCGTGTGCGGGAGGACTTGCGTCCCGGCGCGGGAGGCACGTCGTCCCAGCGTGTCTGGTCGGTGGTCCAGGAGGGGCCTGGCGCGGACGCGGCGGTCCCGCCGTTGGAGCTCGTGGCGGACGCGGCGGATCCGCGCGCCTCGGAGGTCCTCTTCCATGCGTGGGTGGACCGTTGGCACCTGCCTGGTGCGGGCGATCGCCGCCCGTTGTTGCTGACTGCTTCGACGCTTGGCCCGGAGGCCCAGCCGTGA
- a CDS encoding restriction endonuclease encodes MPAPQPRSANFDFLRTHDPLLVALGAQAERYFAEDPTTCLMKLRQFAEVLEESYQELRRRLAEELLERIKACDPRFFEKLVVDLLVTMGYGGSRKDAGQAVGQSGDEGIDGIIKEDRLGLDVVYIQAKRWNNTVGRPVVQAFAGSLEGQRARKGVLITTSDFSREARDYVKHIEKKIVLIDGEELAKLMIDSGVGVTEVATYTVKRLDLDYFGDEE; translated from the coding sequence GTGCCTGCTCCCCAGCCGCGCTCCGCGAACTTCGACTTCCTGAGGACCCACGACCCGCTGCTCGTCGCGCTAGGGGCCCAGGCAGAGCGTTACTTCGCAGAAGATCCGACCACCTGCCTGATGAAGCTCCGGCAGTTCGCGGAGGTCCTCGAAGAGAGCTACCAGGAACTGCGCAGGCGGCTCGCGGAAGAGTTGCTGGAGCGCATCAAGGCCTGTGACCCCCGGTTCTTCGAGAAGCTGGTCGTCGATCTCCTCGTCACCATGGGCTACGGCGGCTCCCGCAAGGACGCGGGACAGGCCGTGGGCCAGAGCGGTGACGAGGGCATCGACGGCATCATCAAGGAAGACCGCCTGGGGCTCGATGTCGTCTACATCCAGGCGAAGCGGTGGAACAACACCGTGGGCCGGCCCGTGGTCCAGGCGTTCGCTGGCAGCCTCGAAGGACAGCGCGCTCGCAAGGGCGTGCTCATCACGACCTCGGACTTCAGCCGCGAAGCCCGTGACTACGTGAAGCACATCGAGAAGAAGATCGTTCTCATCGATGGCGAAGAACTCGCGAAGCTGATGATCGACAGCGGCGTCGGTGTCACCGAGGTCGCCACGTACACGGTGAAGCGACTGGACCTGGACTACTTCGGCGACGAGGAGTAA
- a CDS encoding AAA family ATPase, giving the protein MEAVIFTGIQGTGKSSFYRERFFTTHVRLSLDMLKTRHREKVLLRACLEAKQPFVVDNTNPTVAERSRYIAAAKGFGFRVVGLYFQSKVADALLRNDQRPVEQRVPLVGVLGTYKRLQVPSPEEGFDALFFVRLSQDGFTVEEWQREVR; this is encoded by the coding sequence ATGGAAGCGGTCATCTTCACGGGCATCCAGGGGACGGGGAAGAGCAGCTTCTACCGGGAGCGCTTCTTCACCACGCACGTCCGCCTGAGCCTGGACATGCTGAAGACGCGGCACCGGGAGAAGGTGCTGCTGCGCGCGTGCCTGGAGGCGAAGCAGCCCTTCGTGGTGGACAACACCAACCCCACGGTGGCGGAGCGCTCCCGCTACATCGCCGCCGCGAAGGGGTTCGGCTTCCGCGTGGTGGGGCTCTACTTCCAGTCGAAGGTCGCGGACGCGCTGCTTCGGAATGATCAGCGCCCGGTGGAGCAGCGCGTGCCGCTGGTGGGCGTGCTCGGCACCTACAAGCGCTTGCAGGTCCCCAGCCCGGAAGAGGGCTTCGACGCACTGTTCTTCGTCCGGCTGTCGCAGGACGGTTTCACCGTGGAGGAGTGGCAACGTGAAGTTCGATGA
- a CDS encoding S16 family serine protease → MLLTELKRAVVLRPAEPSARLALAEALFQERDFRGAAEHARKALDLGGGGPARRLLCGAWARDGKRADALKMLETSVREAPRDASLRAELITFLAEERPDDALVHALEAAEAAPGELEAWRAIIRLCERTNRPSEAMPALRRARLLAPEDPRLAESVLSARSALGLPATTAMLDAPPLEQAAFALKLPTARAALSQAKLEAAVDALSRGALAEAKRQLVVAPASTRTGAAAALLRAELLWLEGRPAAQVEEARRAVVDMPGAPGAAALRLGDHLLEAGALDEARELYAIAAANGESLAAAGREAEVAERRRLLARDLPAVGRVGVLGWHPGGGHVSPLEAVAVPGRGVLRCSGHVGPEGQEAADVAFSVVRARAPALSLGTLTTRYDLHLHYTDTEVGKDGLSSGLALSLAGLSAYTQRPLPARLAVTGEVTLNGEVRRVGGVHEKLVAAYLEGMRVVVHPRRNLDDVAALPPEVAGRLRLIAVDSLDEAWRLVNAAVNTPGLERR, encoded by the coding sequence ATGCTCCTGACCGAACTCAAGCGCGCGGTGGTGCTGCGTCCGGCGGAGCCCTCGGCGCGTCTGGCATTGGCCGAGGCGCTCTTCCAGGAGCGCGACTTTCGCGGCGCCGCGGAGCATGCGCGCAAGGCACTGGACCTGGGCGGTGGCGGTCCCGCGCGTCGCCTCCTGTGCGGAGCCTGGGCTCGTGATGGCAAGCGGGCCGACGCGCTGAAGATGCTGGAGACGTCCGTTCGTGAAGCTCCGCGCGATGCATCCCTGCGCGCTGAGCTGATCACGTTCCTGGCGGAGGAACGGCCGGACGACGCGCTCGTGCATGCGCTCGAGGCCGCCGAAGCCGCACCCGGTGAACTGGAGGCCTGGCGCGCCATCATCCGGCTGTGTGAACGCACGAACCGTCCCTCCGAAGCCATGCCCGCGCTCAGGCGTGCGCGGCTGCTCGCGCCGGAGGATCCGCGCCTCGCGGAGTCAGTGCTCAGTGCACGTTCCGCGCTCGGACTTCCGGCCACCACCGCCATGCTGGATGCGCCTCCCCTGGAGCAGGCCGCGTTTGCGCTCAAGCTGCCCACGGCGCGCGCCGCGCTCTCCCAGGCAAAGCTCGAGGCCGCCGTGGATGCACTCTCCCGAGGTGCGCTCGCGGAGGCGAAGCGGCAGCTCGTGGTCGCGCCCGCTTCGACCCGGACCGGCGCCGCCGCGGCCCTGCTTCGCGCGGAGTTGCTGTGGCTGGAGGGACGTCCCGCCGCTCAGGTGGAAGAGGCCCGTCGCGCCGTGGTGGACATGCCCGGTGCACCCGGGGCCGCCGCGCTGCGCCTGGGTGATCACCTGCTCGAGGCCGGCGCGCTGGATGAAGCGCGAGAGCTCTATGCCATCGCGGCGGCGAACGGAGAGTCCCTGGCGGCCGCGGGCCGCGAGGCCGAAGTCGCCGAACGTCGCCGGCTGCTCGCGCGCGACCTGCCCGCGGTGGGCCGCGTGGGTGTGCTCGGCTGGCATCCGGGGGGCGGGCATGTCTCTCCGCTGGAGGCGGTCGCGGTGCCAGGGCGCGGCGTGCTGCGGTGCAGTGGCCACGTGGGCCCCGAGGGCCAGGAGGCCGCGGACGTGGCCTTCAGCGTGGTGCGTGCCCGCGCGCCCGCGCTGAGCCTGGGCACGCTCACGACCCGCTACGACCTTCACCTGCACTACACGGACACCGAGGTGGGCAAGGACGGCCTCTCCTCGGGGCTCGCGCTCTCGCTCGCGGGCCTCTCCGCGTACACGCAGCGGCCTCTGCCCGCGCGGCTGGCCGTGACGGGCGAGGTGACGTTGAACGGCGAGGTGCGGCGGGTGGGCGGCGTGCACGAGAAGCTGGTGGCCGCGTACCTCGAAGGCATGCGCGTGGTCGTGCACCCGCGCCGCAACCTGGATGACGTGGCGGCGCTGCCGCCCGAGGTGGCCGGGCGCCTGCGCCTGATCGCCGTGGACAGCTTGGATGAGGCGTGGCGGCTCGTGAACGCGGCCGTGAACACGCCAGGACTGGAGCGAAGGTGA